In Zingiber officinale cultivar Zhangliang chromosome 3B, Zo_v1.1, whole genome shotgun sequence, a single window of DNA contains:
- the LOC122055843 gene encoding F-box protein At5g06550-like, with product MPSTFHGLTRRKPPAAVRKKKNKKRKRSVIAFPKMAPELRPEVEEVEDEEDEEDMEEGAEVLGFKLKPSASSRFHAIQPLGNLLLLGGPSSSANARDVGLGALRILPDDLLLDVLTFLPARDLAVLSSTSRSLYVFGTHDPLWRTLVLERFHGDFLFCGSWRSTYLASASRTLPLPPSETLVIRNFYSDYLFQSWLCASIEMKPEWLKIDNIERRRGISVEEFIDTFEDPNKPVLLQGCLDTWPAMKRWNRERLMRVCSDVKFAVGPVEMTMERYFKYSDAAKEERPLYLFDPKFADKVLELGSEYDVPIYFREDLFSMLGKERPDYRWIIIGPAGSGSSFHVDPNSTSAWNAVIKGSKKWVMFPPEIVPPGVHPSADGAEVACPVSIMEWFMNFYAACRTWKKRPVECVCRAGEVVFIPNGWWHLVINLEDSIAITQNYVSRSNLLNVLDFLQKPNARELVSGTKDRVNLFDKFKTAIDTSYPGMIDEVTAKVQEKMAEKKRPSFWESVTDAKAGGFKFSLI from the exons ATGCCGAGCACCTTCCACGGTCTCACCCGAAGGAAGCCACCGGCGGCCgtcaggaagaagaagaataagaagcgGAAGAGATCAGTCATCGCCTTCCCCAAAATGGCACCTGAACTACGCCCTGAAGTTGAAGAGGTCGAGGATGAAGAGGACGAGGAGGACATGGAGGAGGGAGCGGAGGTGCTGGGGTTCAAGCTGAAACCCTCCGCTTCTTCACGTTTCCACGCGATCCAACCCTTAGGAAATTTACTTCTCCTTGGAGGTCCTTCCTCTTCCGCCAACGCCCGCGACGTTGGCCTCGGCGCCCTCCGCATCCTCCCCGACGACCTCCTCCTCGACGTTCTCACCTTCCTTCCCGCGCGAGACCTCGCCGTCCTCTCTTCCACCAGCCGCTCTCTGTACGTCTTTGGCACCCACGACCCTCTCTGGCGCACCCTCGTCCTCGAACGCTTTCACGGTGACTTCCTGTTTTGCGGCTCTTGGAGATCGACCTACCTCGCCTCTGCATCCAGAACCCTGCCACTGCCTCCCTCTGAGACTCTAGTAATCAGGAACTTCTACTCGGATTACCTCTTCCAGAGCTGGCTCTGCGCCAGCATCGAGATGAAGCCCGAGTGGCTCAAGATCGACAACATCGAGAGGCGCCGTGGCATCTCGGTCGAGGAATTCATTGACACCTTCGAGGATCCTAATAAGCCTGTTTTACTACAAGGATGTCTCGACACCTGGCCGGCTATGAAAAGGTGGAACCGAGAACGACTAATGCGAGTTTGTAGTGACGTTAAATTCGCAGTTGGTCCAGTGGAGATGACAATGGAAAGGTATTTCAAGTATTCTGATGCTGCAAAGGAGGAGCGGCCTCTTTACCTCTTCGATCCAAAGTTTGCAGACAAGGTGCTCGAGCTTGGTTCTGAGTATGATGTTCCAATATACTTCAGGGAAGATTTGTTTTCTATGCTTGGAAAGGAGCGGCCGGACTATCGGTGGATCATAATTGGACCTGCAGGTTCCGGGTCGTCATTCCATGTTGACCCAAACTCTACATCCGCTTGGAATGCAGTTATCAAGGGATCAAAGAAGTGGGTCATGTTCCCACCAGAGATCGTGCCACCAGGAGTGCATCCTAGTGCTGATGGAGCTGAGGTTGCTTGTCCAGTGTCCATTATGGAGTGGTTCATGAACTTCTATGCAGCATGTAGAACATGGAAGAAGAGGCCAGTGGAGTGTGTGTGCAGAGCAGGGGAGGTAGTATTCATACCCAACGGATGGTGGCATTTGGTGATCAATCTTGAGGATTCTATAGCCATTACACAGAATTATGTAAGCCG GAGTAATTTACTGAATGTTCTGGATTTTCTTCAGAAGCCTAATGCCAGAGAGCTCGTCTCCGGAACCAAAGACAGGGTAAATCTGTTCGATAAGTTCAAAACTGCCATTGACACATCATATCCTGGAATGATCGATGAGGTCACAGCAAAAGTACAGGAGAAGATGGCCGAGAAGAAAAGGCCATCGTTCTGGGAATCTGTTACTGatgccaaggcaggaggattcaAGTTCTCACTGATATAG